A part of Candidatus Deferrimicrobium borealis genomic DNA contains:
- a CDS encoding cytochrome c, giving the protein MSLPVRLPAVLFAAIVAVTTFTACEKIDRNMWENPAYRPQEAPVRHPPEDSVPTKGLERTPKPGTPEAAALKNPEKTTESSLLAGKELYGIFCTPCHGETGKGDGPVAKKFVPTPVDISGTGFGMAPEGMLFAIVTHGWNGMPPFRSDLTAKERWLVVAYLRTLK; this is encoded by the coding sequence GTGAGCCTCCCGGTCCGTCTGCCCGCCGTCCTGTTCGCGGCGATCGTAGCCGTGACGACCTTCACCGCATGCGAGAAGATCGACCGGAACATGTGGGAGAACCCGGCGTATCGGCCGCAGGAGGCGCCGGTCCGGCACCCCCCGGAAGACTCCGTCCCGACGAAAGGATTGGAGCGCACCCCAAAGCCGGGGACCCCGGAGGCCGCGGCCCTCAAGAACCCGGAGAAGACGACCGAGTCCTCCCTCCTCGCGGGGAAGGAACTCTACGGCATCTTCTGCACGCCGTGCCACGGCGAAACGGGGAAGGGGGACGGGCCCGTCGCGAAGAAGTTCGTCCCCACCCCGGTAGACATCTCGGGCACGGGATTCGGAATGGCCCCCGAAGGAATGCTGTTCGCCATCGTGACCCACGGATGGAACGGCATGCCCCCCTTCCGCTCCGACCTCACCGCGAAGGAGAGGTGGCTCGTCGTCGCCTACCTGCGCACGCTGAAGTAG
- a CDS encoding class II glutamine amidotransferase, with product MIAFSSTEPRDVAPYLASLARFCASGNLVAGWERRPGGNHPDGWGVAWRAGDEIRMVKSGNPAASDPLLSGMRAVTDRFIGHVRYASNPETVCAANAHPFQALGVTLAHNGTFYGKIGAEGDARKVSDTVVFLELLEDRWTERTLAGLSEALRGILSDHELVGEYSAANLLIATGDDLFAFRRFRRNGEYYTLYLNSGDGFAVVASEPLDAAAGWRLLADGELVELSRSAPRSVLLPPPA from the coding sequence ATGATCGCGTTTTCGTCGACCGAGCCGCGGGACGTCGCCCCGTACCTCGCCTCCCTCGCCCGGTTCTGCGCGTCGGGGAACCTCGTCGCCGGCTGGGAGCGGCGCCCGGGGGGGAACCACCCGGACGGGTGGGGGGTCGCCTGGCGCGCGGGGGACGAGATCCGGATGGTGAAAAGCGGGAATCCCGCCGCGTCCGACCCGCTCCTTTCCGGCATGCGCGCCGTGACCGACCGGTTCATCGGCCACGTCCGGTACGCGTCGAACCCGGAAACCGTGTGCGCGGCGAACGCGCACCCGTTCCAGGCGCTGGGAGTGACCCTCGCCCACAACGGGACCTTCTACGGGAAGATCGGCGCGGAGGGGGATGCCCGCAAGGTCAGCGATACCGTGGTCTTCCTCGAACTCCTCGAGGACCGGTGGACCGAGCGGACGCTTGCGGGGTTATCCGAGGCGCTTCGGGGGATTCTCTCGGACCATGAACTGGTGGGGGAGTATTCGGCGGCGAACCTGCTGATCGCCACCGGCGACGACCTCTTCGCGTTCCGGAGGTTCCGACGGAACGGGGAATATTACACGTTGTACCTGAACTCCGGGGACGGATTCGCGGTCGTCGCGAGCGAGCCGCTCGACGCGGCTGCCGGGTGGCGTCTCCTCGCGGACGGGGAACTGGTCGAACTTTCGCGGAGCGCCCCCCGCTCCGTCCTTCTCCCTCCGCCCGCCTAA
- a CDS encoding zinc ribbon domain-containing protein: MPTYEYKCPDCGEFEKEQRMSAPPLKKCPHCGKAVTRLVGGGGGFVLKGGNWVSKMSSSGESAKKKSDRFMKQTVGEVAEDIAKHSRTH; encoded by the coding sequence TTGCCGACCTACGAGTACAAATGCCCCGATTGCGGGGAGTTCGAGAAGGAGCAGCGGATGTCCGCCCCGCCGCTCAAGAAGTGCCCCCATTGCGGCAAGGCGGTCACCCGGCTGGTCGGCGGCGGCGGCGGCTTCGTGCTGAAGGGCGGGAACTGGGTCTCCAAGATGTCCTCTTCGGGGGAATCCGCCAAGAAGAAGTCCGACCGGTTCATGAAGCAGACCGTTGGCGAGGTCGCCGAGGACATCGCGAAGCACTCCCGTACGCATTAG
- a CDS encoding metallophosphoesterase, whose product MSLFLLSFFLVYGSLHAYALLKARSALALGPGTTLALLPFLGILLCAPIIAHHLSRHGYEDAARSIAHVGYLWMGFLFFFVCLGLSADLLRLPLRALGRGGIAGRTLFLCISGLAVALSAYAIVEASRIGVVRVRIVTDRLPASVPSLRIAQITDLHLGLIHRIGKAREVAAIVAGERPDIFVSTGDLVDGQLDGVEELAEILRGIPAPRGKFATLGNHEYYAGIGRAIAFTRKSGFTLLRDGSVTIDDAVRIAGVDDPAGAQFGRSGGASEAALLGNRPDGRFTLLLKHRPQLDPATGGKFDLQLSGHTHHGQIFPFRLLTRLAYPLLGGDHPVPGGGTLHVSRGTGTWGPPMRFLAPPEITVVDIVRSIPVGSYRHE is encoded by the coding sequence ATGAGCCTGTTCCTGCTTTCCTTCTTCCTGGTCTACGGTTCCCTGCACGCCTACGCCCTTCTCAAGGCGAGATCGGCGCTGGCGCTCGGTCCCGGGACGACATTGGCCCTTCTCCCCTTCCTTGGGATCCTCCTGTGCGCGCCGATCATCGCGCACCACCTGAGCCGCCACGGCTACGAAGACGCCGCAAGAAGCATCGCGCACGTCGGCTATCTCTGGATGGGATTTCTCTTCTTCTTCGTCTGCCTGGGCCTCTCCGCCGATCTCCTCCGCCTGCCCCTGAGGGCGCTGGGGCGCGGCGGGATCGCGGGACGCACATTGTTTCTCTGCATCTCCGGGCTCGCGGTCGCGCTGTCGGCGTACGCGATCGTCGAGGCGTCCCGCATCGGGGTGGTCCGGGTGCGCATCGTCACGGACCGCCTCCCGGCGTCCGTCCCCTCGCTGCGGATCGCGCAGATCACCGACCTCCACCTCGGCCTCATCCACCGGATCGGCAAGGCCAGGGAGGTCGCGGCGATCGTCGCCGGGGAACGCCCGGACATCTTCGTGTCGACGGGGGACCTCGTGGACGGGCAGCTGGACGGCGTCGAGGAGCTGGCGGAGATCCTGCGGGGGATCCCCGCGCCGCGAGGAAAATTCGCGACCCTTGGGAACCACGAATATTACGCGGGGATCGGCCGTGCGATCGCTTTCACCCGGAAATCGGGCTTCACGCTCCTTCGGGACGGATCCGTGACGATCGACGACGCGGTGCGTATCGCGGGAGTCGACGATCCCGCCGGCGCACAGTTCGGCCGATCCGGCGGGGCCTCCGAGGCCGCCCTCCTGGGGAATCGCCCGGACGGACGGTTCACGCTCCTCCTCAAGCACCGCCCTCAACTGGACCCGGCCACGGGGGGGAAATTCGACCTGCAGCTCTCGGGGCATACCCACCACGGGCAGATCTTCCCGTTCCGCCTCCTCACCCGGCTGGCCTACCCGCTTCTCGGGGGGGACCACCCCGTCCCCGGCGGCGGGACCCTGCACGTGAGCCGGGGCACGGGAACGTGGGGACCCCCGATGCGGTTCCTCGCCCCCCCGGAGATCACCGTCGTGGACATCGTGCGCTCCATTCCCGTCGGTTCCTACCGACATGAGTGA
- a CDS encoding PAS domain S-box protein — protein sequence MSDRGIREGEPPRDLAKAEAALRESEERYRALVETVSDWVWEVDENVVYTFVGPQIRDLLGYEPGEILGKTPFDLMPPGEALRVKEIFGPYAARREPFPTIENANLHKDGHLVVLETSGAPFFDANGRFRGYRGIDREIGARKRAEEAIRRSEEHLRQVRKFEEIGRLAGGMAHHLNNLMTVVTGYCELLLSRIPAADTLRPDIEKVRRAGERAADLTRGLLAFSRHQVLQPRIVEINRFLSDLWTVLQDLSGPSVRVLFLPGKDAGGIRVDPDHLRRTMTQLVANARDAMRGGGEIRLATAAVERIPSIEGIEPPTGRFVLLSVQDNGDGMDAETRDRIFEPFHSLKADSEGLGLPSVYGFVKQSGGDIFVDSKPGRGTTFRIYFPRVDRTTDPGAGSGSPAAGAPNAG from the coding sequence ATGAGTGACCGTGGAATCCGGGAGGGCGAGCCCCCGAGGGACCTTGCGAAGGCGGAAGCCGCACTCCGGGAGAGCGAGGAGAGGTACCGGGCACTCGTGGAGACCGTCTCCGACTGGGTCTGGGAGGTGGACGAGAACGTCGTCTACACGTTCGTCGGCCCGCAGATCCGGGATCTCCTCGGATACGAGCCCGGGGAAATCCTCGGGAAGACCCCCTTCGACCTGATGCCCCCCGGCGAGGCCCTCCGCGTGAAAGAGATCTTCGGCCCGTACGCCGCCAGGCGCGAGCCCTTCCCGACGATCGAGAACGCCAACCTGCACAAGGACGGCCACCTGGTCGTGCTCGAAACGAGCGGCGCCCCGTTCTTCGACGCGAACGGGAGGTTCCGGGGGTACCGGGGGATCGACCGGGAGATCGGGGCGCGAAAGCGGGCGGAGGAAGCGATCCGGAGGAGCGAGGAACATCTCCGCCAGGTCCGGAAGTTCGAGGAGATCGGCCGGCTGGCCGGGGGGATGGCGCACCACCTGAACAACCTGATGACCGTGGTAACCGGGTATTGCGAACTGCTCCTCTCCCGGATCCCCGCGGCGGATACGCTGCGTCCGGACATCGAAAAAGTTCGCCGGGCGGGGGAGCGCGCGGCGGATCTGACCCGGGGATTGCTCGCTTTCAGCCGGCACCAGGTCCTCCAGCCCCGGATCGTGGAGATCAACCGGTTTCTTTCCGACCTTTGGACGGTACTTCAGGACCTGTCGGGTCCCTCCGTGCGGGTTCTCTTCCTGCCGGGGAAGGACGCGGGAGGGATCCGGGTCGATCCGGATCACCTGCGCCGGACGATGACGCAACTCGTCGCAAACGCCCGCGACGCGATGCGCGGCGGGGGGGAGATCCGCCTTGCAACCGCCGCGGTGGAGAGGATCCCGTCGATCGAGGGGATCGAGCCGCCCACCGGCCGTTTCGTTCTTCTCTCCGTGCAGGACAACGGCGACGGCATGGACGCCGAGACCCGCGACCGGATCTTCGAGCCGTTCCACTCCCTGAAGGCGGACAGCGAGGGATTGGGCCTCCCCTCGGTGTACGGATTCGTCAAGCAGAGCGGCGGGGACATCTTCGTCGACAGCAAACCCGGGAGGGGGACGACGTTCCGGATCTACTTCCCGCGCGTCGACCGGACGACGGATCCCGGCGCCGGCAGCGGGAGCCCAGCCGCCGGGGCGCCCAACGCCGGATGA
- a CDS encoding pyridoxal phosphate-dependent aminotransferase — MKPGRLAPSARAAGVQLPIIPIVAGWIAETPGTISLGQGVVHYGPPPEALAAIPEFLATVPHHRYIPDAGLPELRKAFEGKLRAENGIAAPFERRIYVTAGANQAFHNAVLAICDPGDEVILLSPYYFNHEMAVTLASAVPVPVPVDERLQPDLPAIAAAITERTRAIVTVSPNNPTGAVYPRETLAAIHKLCAERRIYHVSDEAYEYFTYDGARHFSPGSLGGEHVISLYSLSKAYGMASWRVGFLVAPEHLHRDLMKIQDTVVVSGPAISQFVGLRAMREGRGYCEAHLPSLARVRKEVLARIAVLADLVEVPPATGAFYLFVKVNSGMSAIALSERLVREHKVAVIPGETFGVTRGCWLRIAYGSLRERTAVEGIDRLIAGLRAILAA; from the coding sequence ATGAAGCCGGGCCGCCTCGCCCCCTCGGCCCGCGCGGCGGGGGTCCAGCTTCCGATCATCCCGATCGTGGCGGGGTGGATCGCGGAGACGCCGGGGACGATCTCGCTGGGACAGGGGGTGGTCCATTACGGGCCGCCGCCGGAGGCGCTCGCGGCGATCCCGGAGTTCCTCGCGACCGTCCCCCACCATCGGTACATCCCCGACGCCGGCCTCCCCGAGCTGCGGAAAGCGTTCGAAGGGAAGTTGCGCGCCGAGAACGGGATCGCCGCCCCTTTCGAGCGCCGGATCTACGTGACGGCCGGCGCGAACCAGGCGTTCCACAACGCGGTCCTCGCGATCTGCGACCCGGGGGACGAGGTGATCCTCCTCTCCCCGTACTACTTCAATCACGAGATGGCGGTCACCCTCGCCTCCGCCGTTCCCGTGCCCGTCCCCGTCGACGAGCGCCTTCAGCCGGACCTTCCGGCGATCGCCGCGGCGATCACGGAAAGGACGCGCGCGATCGTCACCGTGTCGCCGAACAACCCGACCGGGGCGGTCTACCCGCGGGAGACGCTGGCGGCGATCCACAAGCTCTGCGCGGAGCGTAGGATCTACCACGTCAGCGACGAGGCGTACGAATATTTCACCTACGACGGCGCCCGGCACTTCTCTCCCGGCTCCCTCGGCGGCGAGCACGTGATCTCCCTCTACAGCCTCTCCAAGGCGTACGGGATGGCGAGCTGGCGGGTCGGGTTCCTCGTGGCGCCGGAGCACCTGCACCGAGACCTCATGAAGATCCAGGACACGGTCGTCGTCAGCGGGCCGGCGATCTCCCAGTTCGTCGGCCTGCGCGCGATGCGCGAAGGGCGAGGATATTGCGAGGCGCACCTCCCTTCCCTCGCGAGAGTGAGGAAGGAGGTCCTCGCGCGGATCGCAGTCCTCGCCGACCTGGTGGAGGTCCCCCCCGCGACGGGCGCCTTCTACCTGTTCGTGAAGGTGAATTCCGGGATGAGCGCCATCGCCCTGTCGGAACGGCTCGTGCGGGAGCACAAGGTCGCGGTCATCCCCGGGGAGACGTTCGGCGTGACGCGGGGGTGCTGGCTCCGGATCGCCTACGGAAGCTTGCGGGAGAGGACCGCCGTCGAAGGGATCGACCGGCTGATCGCGGGTCTGCGGGCGATCCTCGCCGCCTGA
- a CDS encoding DMT family transporter, producing MVFWGSAFATSKMLVLEVPPEVGAVLRFGFGSLLMMAILFRRSANPIPARADWGRLAAVALVGVTGFNTLFFRGLSLAPASDAGMIIPTMSPVFTAMAGMLFLGEGVRFGRVAGLAVSLAGAALFFGDVLFHTAGQGGRVWGDVALLGAAICWAAASILSRPLSVRIGAMPAAAWTIFLGSLVLLLVSSPELAAVPWGQLTGRFWIVLAYVVLFPTVIAYILWMEGIRAIGSGPTTSFMFLAPVFALLIAAALLGERPTALQGGGGALMLLGVWLVNRPG from the coding sequence ATGGTCTTCTGGGGGAGCGCCTTCGCCACGTCGAAGATGCTCGTCCTCGAGGTGCCGCCGGAGGTGGGGGCGGTCCTCCGGTTCGGCTTCGGCTCCCTGCTGATGATGGCGATCCTCTTCCGGCGGTCCGCGAATCCGATCCCCGCGCGGGCCGACTGGGGGCGCCTGGCCGCCGTCGCGCTGGTGGGCGTCACGGGGTTCAACACCCTCTTCTTCCGCGGGCTCTCCCTTGCGCCCGCCTCCGACGCGGGGATGATCATCCCCACCATGTCCCCCGTCTTCACCGCGATGGCCGGCATGCTCTTCCTCGGCGAGGGGGTCCGCTTCGGCCGGGTCGCGGGGCTGGCCGTTTCGCTGGCGGGGGCGGCTCTCTTCTTCGGGGACGTCCTCTTTCACACGGCGGGGCAGGGGGGCCGGGTGTGGGGGGACGTGGCGCTCCTCGGGGCCGCGATCTGCTGGGCGGCGGCCTCCATCCTGTCGCGTCCCCTGTCGGTCCGGATCGGCGCGATGCCCGCGGCCGCGTGGACGATCTTCCTCGGGAGCCTCGTCCTGCTGCTGGTCTCCTCCCCCGAGCTCGCCGCCGTGCCGTGGGGCCAGCTCACGGGCCGCTTCTGGATCGTGCTGGCGTACGTGGTGCTCTTCCCCACGGTGATCGCGTACATCCTGTGGATGGAGGGGATCCGGGCGATCGGGTCGGGGCCGACGACGTCGTTCATGTTCCTGGCGCCCGTCTTCGCCCTGCTGATCGCCGCCGCGCTGCTCGGCGAGCGTCCCACGGCGCTGCAGGGAGGGGGCGGCGCGCTGATGCTGCTCGGAGTGTGGTTGGTAAACCGCCCCGGGTAA
- a CDS encoding CxxxxCH/CxxCH domain-containing protein, translating to MTTKMRTLRNFRNPIGVLILLAAFAVAAGCSTANTTGGGVVVNHVDAAGNSVPGWVTTTGGSHANSATMDYIANGGSSSCTECHGSDLSGGTSKVSCFGNTAGCHHGPIPNWATPAVHGATAKKAPGSSGFASCQICHGADFRTVRGGSTCFTCHTTAPHAPRPWRGAGTTHTDTDPANAPVCAQCHYPNSPNNPANHPATPAPAGTAPGCFNSTLCHGDAAGHPAGWVAVPPALQPHGTAAKAANGYPGCQTCHGANFTGSGGAVSCLNTTGCHGAGVASPHPPRPWDNAANYTHTDTSTAGSPGNLSVCANCHLNGANLTTFPPPSPPAPPSTPPGCFNGTLCHSGGGAAPHPVPYNDNSHYTVDNTAFTANCLTCHDVSAPSTKAGPVCQSCHVGASPLAAANCTSCHASPPNGGAPAGAAYPNIAGAHTVHLALNSAGSPVTCDTCHNGLGPSLANENHYDRAKSRIAPGDVAFLTTYNASSGTSTFDNSAALSCSNVSCHGALATPNWQTGAINVNTQCTSCHTTSTTTTQFNGPTSSNHNRGAHQVACTICHNTTTLAVNHFTNLSTTALEGPASATIGGTGTLITTWVPATQSCTPSCHGNETW from the coding sequence ATGACCACGAAGATGCGAACCCTCCGGAACTTCCGGAATCCGATCGGGGTGCTGATCCTCTTGGCGGCGTTCGCCGTGGCCGCCGGGTGTTCCACCGCCAATACCACCGGCGGCGGCGTGGTCGTGAACCACGTTGACGCGGCGGGCAACTCCGTCCCCGGGTGGGTCACTACCACCGGCGGGTCACACGCGAATTCCGCCACGATGGACTACATCGCCAACGGCGGAAGCAGCTCTTGTACGGAGTGCCACGGTTCGGATCTCTCGGGGGGCACCTCCAAGGTCTCCTGCTTCGGCAACACCGCCGGCTGTCACCACGGCCCGATCCCGAACTGGGCGACCCCGGCGGTACACGGGGCGACCGCCAAGAAAGCCCCGGGCAGCTCCGGGTTCGCCTCCTGCCAGATCTGCCACGGCGCCGACTTCCGGACAGTCCGGGGCGGATCCACGTGCTTCACCTGCCACACGACTGCGCCGCACGCGCCGAGGCCGTGGCGCGGCGCCGGGACCACGCACACGGACACGGATCCGGCGAACGCGCCGGTCTGCGCGCAGTGTCACTACCCGAACTCCCCGAACAACCCGGCAAATCATCCGGCCACGCCCGCCCCGGCGGGTACCGCGCCCGGATGCTTCAACAGTACACTGTGTCACGGCGACGCGGCCGGCCACCCTGCGGGGTGGGTCGCCGTTCCTCCCGCTTTACAGCCCCACGGGACTGCCGCGAAAGCGGCCAACGGGTACCCCGGTTGCCAGACCTGCCACGGCGCCAACTTCACCGGCAGCGGTGGGGCGGTGTCGTGCCTGAACACCACCGGCTGTCACGGCGCCGGGGTGGCTTCACCACACCCTCCAAGACCTTGGGACAACGCTGCGAACTACACCCATACGGACACTTCCACCGCAGGGAGCCCGGGGAACCTTTCGGTGTGCGCGAACTGCCACCTCAACGGCGCGAATCTTACGACGTTTCCGCCGCCAAGCCCTCCCGCACCCCCGAGCACCCCGCCGGGCTGCTTCAACGGCACTCTGTGCCACAGCGGAGGGGGCGCGGCCCCGCACCCGGTCCCGTACAACGACAATTCCCACTACACGGTTGACAACACCGCGTTTACTGCGAACTGCCTCACCTGCCATGACGTCTCCGCGCCGTCGACGAAAGCCGGGCCCGTCTGCCAGTCGTGCCACGTGGGGGCCTCGCCCCTGGCGGCCGCCAACTGCACCTCCTGCCACGCCAGCCCGCCGAACGGCGGCGCCCCGGCGGGGGCGGCGTATCCGAACATCGCGGGGGCGCACACCGTGCACCTCGCCCTGAACAGCGCGGGGAGCCCGGTAACCTGCGACACGTGCCACAACGGGCTGGGGCCGAGCCTTGCGAACGAGAACCACTACGACCGCGCAAAGAGCCGGATCGCGCCCGGGGACGTTGCGTTCCTGACCACGTACAATGCGTCGAGTGGAACGTCGACGTTCGACAATTCCGCCGCGCTCAGCTGTTCGAACGTGAGCTGCCACGGAGCGCTGGCGACGCCCAACTGGCAGACCGGCGCGATCAACGTGAACACCCAGTGCACGAGTTGCCACACGACCTCCACCACGACGACGCAATTCAACGGACCGACCTCGTCCAACCACAACCGCGGTGCGCATCAGGTGGCGTGCACGATCTGCCACAACACCACCACCCTCGCGGTGAACCATTTCACCAACCTCAGCACCACGGCGTTGGAAGGGCCGGCGTCGGCGACCATCGGGGGCACAGGGACGCTCATCACCACCTGGGTGCCTGCCACGCAGTCGTGTACCCCGAGCTGTCACGGGAACGAGACATGGTAG
- a CDS encoding cytochrome C: MMRRAYAVNILGAALLALLFGCSSATQTPSVPPKHPEDLPAGRVDCLECHKDVSTGALKPYANFRHSGVFIRSHGTYARQGQNLCSSCHKPEFCQTCHAGKEELKPDTKMGDRPDRMAPHRGDYLVTHRIDGRLDPGSCYRCHGNKSDSRCKQCHK, from the coding sequence ATGATGCGCCGCGCGTACGCCGTGAACATCCTCGGGGCGGCACTGCTCGCCCTGCTGTTCGGCTGCTCCTCCGCCACGCAGACCCCGTCGGTTCCCCCGAAGCACCCGGAGGATCTGCCCGCGGGGCGGGTCGATTGCCTCGAGTGCCACAAGGACGTCTCCACCGGGGCGCTGAAGCCGTACGCGAATTTCCGGCACTCCGGGGTCTTCATCCGCTCCCACGGCACGTATGCCCGGCAGGGGCAGAACCTGTGCTCCTCCTGCCACAAGCCGGAGTTCTGCCAGACGTGCCATGCCGGGAAAGAGGAGCTGAAGCCGGACACGAAGATGGGGGACCGGCCGGATCGCATGGCGCCGCACCGGGGGGACTACCTCGTCACCCACCGGATCGACGGGCGCCTCGACCCCGGGTCCTGCTACCGGTGCCACGGGAACAAGAGCGACTCGCGCTGCAAGCAGTGCCACAAGTAG
- a CDS encoding DsbC family protein, protein MKPFLPACVLAAFLVLCLSAPAAAFQKEAGAAKECSECHKLTKEEAGKVLGKAVDNVVGVQPGPFQGVWEVDVVRNGKTYPLYLDYSLKYLISGQFIRLSDMANLTGQRYQDLNRVDVASIPVRDAIRVGSKAAKKSVIVLSDPTCPHCVRLHGEIKKAVAKDPDVAFLVMPYPRNPKDVATYRKCQAVICSKSEKLLDDAYAGKALPEPDCNTGAVDDTIRLTERLKIEGTPMMILPDGRMISGYMEAEALLALIK, encoded by the coding sequence ATGAAACCGTTCCTGCCCGCTTGCGTTCTCGCCGCGTTCCTCGTCCTGTGCCTTTCCGCCCCCGCCGCGGCGTTCCAGAAAGAGGCCGGAGCCGCCAAGGAGTGCTCGGAGTGCCACAAGCTGACGAAGGAGGAAGCGGGGAAGGTCCTCGGGAAGGCGGTGGACAACGTCGTCGGCGTCCAGCCGGGGCCGTTTCAAGGAGTATGGGAGGTGGACGTCGTCCGCAACGGGAAAACCTATCCGCTCTACCTGGACTATTCCCTGAAGTACCTCATCAGCGGGCAATTCATCCGCCTGTCCGACATGGCGAACCTCACCGGCCAGCGGTACCAGGACCTCAACCGCGTGGACGTCGCTTCCATCCCGGTCCGGGACGCCATCCGGGTCGGGAGCAAGGCGGCGAAGAAATCGGTGATCGTCCTGTCCGACCCGACGTGCCCCCATTGCGTGAGGCTGCACGGGGAGATCAAGAAAGCGGTGGCGAAGGATCCGGACGTGGCGTTCCTCGTCATGCCCTACCCCCGGAACCCGAAAGACGTTGCCACCTACCGGAAGTGCCAGGCCGTGATCTGCTCGAAGTCCGAGAAGCTGCTCGACGACGCCTACGCCGGGAAGGCGCTTCCCGAGCCCGACTGCAATACCGGCGCGGTGGACGATACGATCCGGCTCACCGAGCGGCTGAAGATCGAGGGGACGCCGATGATGATCCTCCCCGACGGGCGGATGATCAGCGGCTACATGGAGGCGGAGGCGCTCCTTGCGCTCATCAAGTAG
- a CDS encoding sulfite exporter TauE/SafE family protein, which produces MEALLPSFRSYLQAGSPLAYAIAFLGGILVSFTPCVYPVLPVTVGYLGSRCGGSRRRAFLLSAAYAVGMASTYAALGMAAGLSGSVFGEATSHPLSYLVLGNVCILFALSMFDVFRLPIPAILARAGGTGSAPGGAGGAFVVGMLSGLVVGPCTAPVLGGLLLYVGASGHPVFGATLLFTFALGMGLPVVALGTFAGLLTNLPKAGAWTVKVQRAFGILLLLAGEYLLLEAGKRLV; this is translated from the coding sequence TTGGAAGCGCTCCTCCCCTCGTTCCGGTCGTACCTCCAGGCGGGATCTCCGCTGGCGTACGCCATCGCTTTCCTCGGAGGGATCCTCGTCAGTTTCACCCCGTGCGTCTACCCTGTCCTGCCGGTGACGGTGGGGTACCTGGGAAGCCGCTGCGGGGGATCCCGCCGGCGCGCGTTTCTCCTGTCCGCCGCCTACGCGGTCGGAATGGCCTCGACGTACGCGGCCCTCGGGATGGCGGCCGGGCTTTCCGGGAGCGTGTTCGGCGAGGCGACGTCCCACCCCCTTTCGTACCTCGTTCTGGGGAACGTCTGCATCCTCTTCGCCCTCTCCATGTTCGACGTCTTCCGCCTCCCCATCCCCGCGATCCTCGCCCGTGCCGGCGGGACGGGGAGCGCGCCGGGAGGGGCGGGAGGCGCCTTCGTCGTGGGCATGTTGTCGGGCCTCGTGGTCGGGCCGTGCACGGCGCCGGTGCTCGGGGGGCTGCTGCTGTACGTCGGGGCGAGCGGGCACCCCGTCTTCGGCGCCACGCTCCTGTTCACCTTCGCGCTGGGGATGGGGCTTCCCGTCGTCGCCCTCGGGACGTTCGCGGGGCTATTGACGAACCTGCCGAAGGCGGGGGCGTGGACGGTGAAGGTCCAGCGCGCGTTCGGCATCCTTCTCCTGCTGGCGGGCGAGTACCTGCTCCTCGAGGCGGGGAAGCGGCTGGTCTGA
- a CDS encoding TlpA family protein disulfide reductase, whose protein sequence is MRHRYAVAAMLFVLCGVALAGPERVPPEGGAGAAMPGASAGPAADFSLPDLDGQPVTLSRVLGKTPVLLVFWATWCPECKAAIPEINALTTGPIAEKLQIFGIDFRESREKVTQAVKSRGIRYPVLLDERGQAARAFGVVGVPTYVLIGREGKVLYREHVLPDDISRYL, encoded by the coding sequence ATGAGACACCGGTACGCCGTCGCCGCAATGCTGTTCGTTCTGTGCGGGGTCGCCCTCGCGGGGCCGGAGCGGGTCCCGCCGGAGGGCGGGGCGGGCGCCGCGATGCCCGGCGCATCGGCCGGCCCGGCGGCGGATTTCTCCCTCCCGGACCTCGACGGGCAGCCGGTGACGCTGAGCCGGGTCCTGGGGAAGACGCCGGTCCTGCTCGTCTTCTGGGCGACGTGGTGCCCGGAGTGCAAGGCGGCCATCCCGGAGATCAACGCGTTGACCACGGGACCGATCGCGGAAAAGCTTCAGATCTTCGGGATCGACTTCCGGGAATCCCGGGAAAAGGTCACGCAGGCGGTCAAGTCGCGCGGGATCCGCTACCCGGTTCTCCTCGACGAGCGGGGACAGGCGGCCCGGGCGTTCGGGGTCGTCGGTGTCCCGACCTACGTCCTCATCGGCCGGGAGGGGAAGGTTCTCTACCGGGAGCACGTCCTCCCCGACGACATCTCCCGCTACCTGTAG